Part of the Miscanthus floridulus cultivar M001 unplaced genomic scaffold, ASM1932011v1 fs_705_1_2, whole genome shotgun sequence genome is shown below.
GCAAAATGTACACCTAAAATTAATCAAGTATCTCTACTTATCCACCAGAAAAGACTTTACAGCCTATATTTGTTTCAGCCTCTTGAGCGAAAAGCTGAAACTAACATGCCCTTAACCATATTATTGGCCCGGTTAAGCCCAGCTATGTGGGCTGGCCAAACATCTATATATCCCAATGTTTCACGTTGGCTGTCTCTGAAGTCAGAACCACTAAAAAGGACCCTGTCCTCCGAGCTTGGAACCTGCTACCACGAAACGACACCAACCACCAGCTTATATGCTGGCTGGCTCGGTAACATCAACCAACTGAAAAGTTCTGCGCAACATATACGAAAGAAGATAAAATCTCCAAAGAATACACAAAATCGTGCAGAAGCAACTGCAACTGCAAACATAAACAGGACACAATTCCTAGTGGAAGTCTTGGTGTATTAGAGCCATGGAACACAAAAATTGCATATCCATTATTATCCATCAACTTACTAGAGTAAAACAACCATGCTGACATAGAATGCATTCTCACGGGATACAAGAGCCTAGTTCATCCTCTTGATGAGCTCATTGATGTAGTTCTCACGGTTGCCAGCATCACCACCCTCCACATAGTGGTTCCTCTTCTTCTTGAGCCCACCGAGGGGCGCCTTCAGCTTGAATGGCCAGAGGAAGTTGTTGGCCTCCTTGAAGTGTGGGCCAACCGACATGATCTCGTGGACAAGGTCCTCAATGCAGATGATATTGTGCTTCCCGAGGCCCTAACAAACAGAAGAAGAAAGTAGACAAAAATTACTTAAGGCTGAAATTGAAATGTGAATGTTCAGAATCATCACAGTAGTTGTAGATGGCAAACCTCCTCGATGACATTGTTGTTGCTAAGTGGAATCCTCTGCTTGTTAAGCTTCCCATAACCTCTTTTGTAGATCAATTGTCTAACACTCTTCAGATTTGGGTACCTGGAGATGAAAGATAGATGTTCAGACTTCTGGACATCATAATAATAATCAAGTGCAATTTCTGCCTTAAAAATTAACAAAACTCAGGGATTTGGCCCTGCAGGACTGATTC
Proteins encoded:
- the LOC136532773 gene encoding large ribosomal subunit protein uL30x, which encodes MHPKTRKILQLLRLRQIFNGVFLKVNKATINMLRRVEPYVAYGYPNLKSVRQLIYKRGYGKLNKQRIPLSNNNVIEEGLGKHNIICIEDLVHEIMSVGPHFKEANNFLWPFKLKAPLGGLKKKRNHYVEGGDAGNRENYINELIKRMN